From one Gossypium hirsutum isolate 1008001.06 chromosome D08, Gossypium_hirsutum_v2.1, whole genome shotgun sequence genomic stretch:
- the LOC121220291 gene encoding sugar transporter ERD6-like 16, with amino-acid sequence MGLENGESSMKEPLLLHHAKKTRSLKVVFLTTFVAVLGSYEFGSCMGYSAPVQSAITKELHLSIAEFSVFGSILNVGAMIGAITSGRIADFMGRKGAMRISSGFSITGWIAIYFSKGALLLDIGRLLCGYGIGIFAYVVPIYVGEIAPKDVRGGLAALNQVGLSHPILYNNLIIDSDYIWLFFYIISRTIHSPF; translated from the exons ATGGGTCTGGAAAATGGCGAAAGCAGTATGAAAGAGCCATTACTATTGCACCATGCGAAGAAGACAAGATCACTAAAAGTGGTGTTTCTAACTACTTTTGTTGCAGTACTGGGTTCTTATGAATTTGGCTCTTGC atggGATATTCAGCACCAGTTCAATCTGCTATCACAAAGGAACTTCACCTATCCATTGCTGAG TTTTCAGTATTTGGTTCCATACTGAACGTTGGTGCAATGATTGGTGCTATCACAAGTGGGCGAATTGCAGATTTCATGGGCCGGAAAGGG GCAATGAGAATAAGTTCAGGCTTCAGCATTACAGGATGGATAGCTATTTACTTCTCCAAG GGAGCTTTGTTGCTTGATATTGGAAGATTACTGTGCGGATATGGAATAGGAATTTTCGCTTATGTGGTACCAATATATGTAGGTGAAATTGCGCCAAAGGATGTTCGTGGTGGCTTGGCTGCCTTGAATCAGGTTGGTTTATCTCATCCCATCTTAtataataatctcattatagattctgACTATATCTGgctctttttttatataatatctagAACTATTCATAGCCCCTTCTAA
- the LOC121220292 gene encoding agamous-like MADS-box protein AGL80, protein MTGKKVKLAYITNDSTRKATYKKRTKVLMSPNPRFGLPPWESNSAFQARDHPEMEKNKNMLNQESFLSQKTTKAAEQLKKHCKENWERR, encoded by the exons atgacAGGGAAGAAGGTTAAGCTTGCTTATATCACTAATGATTCAACAAGGAAAGCCACCTACAAGAAAAGAACGAAGG TCCTTATGAGTCCCAACCCAAGGTTTGGCCTTCCCCCATGGGAGTCCAACAGTGCTTTCCAAGCTCGAGACCATCCCGAGATGGAGAAAAACAAGAATATGTTGAACCAGGAGAGTTTCCTCTCCCAAAAGACCACCAAAGCAGCTGAGCAGCTAAAGAAGCATTGCAAGGAAAACTGGGAAAGGAGATGA